Sequence from the Gloeocapsopsis dulcis genome:
TCCAGATACAGTTGCTCGGCTAGTTAAAAAGGGAATCGAAGTCTGGGTGGAAGCAGGGGCAGGAGAAAGTTCCTTTTTTACGGATACGGATTATGAAACTGCAGGGGCAAAAATCGTTACTGATACAGATGCCTTGTGGCATGAAGCTGATGTTCTCCTTAAAGTAGGAATACCCAAGGAGCGCGAAGACGGACGTTTGGAAGTAGATTTATTGCGTGAGGGCGCAGTTCTGATTAGCTTCTTGAATCCGTTAGGTGAACCAGCGATCGCCCAGCGTTTGGCACAACGACAGGTTACGGCGCTGAGTATGGAAATGATCCCGCGCACAACGAGAGCGCAAAGTATGGATGCTTTATCATCACAAGCATCGATTGCGGGATACAAAGCCGTGTTAATTGCCGCCGCAGCACTGCCAAAATACTTTCCCATGCTGACAACTGCGGCAGGAACAATTGCGCCAGCCAAGGTATTTATTATGGGTGCAGGTGTCGCTGGATTACAAGCGATCGCGACTGCAAGACGCCTAGGCGCTGTGGTGGAAGCATTTGATATTCGCCCTGCAGTGAAAGAAGAAGTCCAAAGCTTGGGCGCTAAATTTGTTGAAGTACAACTCAACGAAGATACTGTTGCCGATGGCGGATACGCTAAAGAAGTTTCGGAAGCAGCAAAGCAGCGTACGCAGGAAGTTGTCGCCGAACACATCAAGCAATCTGATGTCGTCATTACAACGGCACAAGTTCCTGGGAAAAAAGCACCAATACTCGTCACGGAAGAAATGGTTGCTCAAATGAAACCAGGCTCAGTGGTTGTCGATATTGCTGCTGAACAGGGTGGCAACTGTGCTTGTACCAAACCAGGTAAAGACGTGCAGTACAATGGTGTGACAATTATTGGTCCAATCAATCTCCCTTCATCAATGCCAGTTCACGCGAGTCAACTGTATGCGAAAA
This genomic interval carries:
- a CDS encoding Re/Si-specific NAD(P)(+) transhydrogenase subunit alpha is translated as MRLAVAREIEVGERRVALIPDTVARLVKKGIEVWVEAGAGESSFFTDTDYETAGAKIVTDTDALWHEADVLLKVGIPKEREDGRLEVDLLREGAVLISFLNPLGEPAIAQRLAQRQVTALSMEMIPRTTRAQSMDALSSQASIAGYKAVLIAAAALPKYFPMLTTAAGTIAPAKVFIMGAGVAGLQAIATARRLGAVVEAFDIRPAVKEEVQSLGAKFVEVQLNEDTVADGGYAKEVSEAAKQRTQEVVAEHIKQSDVVITTAQVPGKKAPILVTEEMVAQMKPGSVVVDIAAEQGGNCACTKPGKDVQYNGVTIIGPINLPSSMPVHASQLYAKNLFSLVQLLIKDSNLDVNFADDIVSAACITHAGEIRNQRVKEALATLSSATAG